Proteins found in one Zea mays cultivar B73 chromosome 1, Zm-B73-REFERENCE-NAM-5.0, whole genome shotgun sequence genomic segment:
- the LOC100273005 gene encoding expp1 protein precursor, with translation MAAADETRPLLVAISLAVAACCLAQLAVGDTNGVYEPCSDARIQRGDGFTFGVVFAGYNAFFSGNTQLSPCDRRLNLAASGQLAVFRPKVDEISLLTINTTTGFNPASAGGFMVAFAGRKYAARSIPIFVSNTSVTVSSFTLVLEFNKGRLQNLHWKKDGCGACSGKSNFVCLGKQTCAIRTQSCKSQGPVDCSVGIQLAFSGTDKHESVLNSWYEVSNLRQYSLYGLYSNLKDTLSGQFNKIF, from the exons ATGGCAGCCGCCGACGAGACGCGTCCGCTGCTCGTTGCTATATCTCTCGCCGTAGCCGCCTGCTGCCTCGCGCAGCTGGCGGTGGGGGACACGAACGGCGTCTACGAGCCGTGCAGTGACGCACGGATCCAGCGCGGGGACGGCTTCACCTTCGGGGTGGTCTTCGCCGGATACAACGCCTTCTTCTCCGGCAACACACAGCTCTCCCCCTGCGACCGCCGCCTCAACCTCGCTGCCTCCGGGCAGCTCGCCGTCTTCCGCCCCAAGGTCGACGAGATCTCCCTCCTCACCATCAACACCACTACCGGATTCAACCCA GCTTCAGCTGGTGGATTCATGGTAGCATTTGCCGGCAGGAAGTATGCAGCTAGATCTATTCCGATATTTGTATCCAACACCTCAGTCACAGTGTCCAGCTTCACACTG GTACTTGAGTTCAACAAAGGCAGACTCCAAAACTTGCACTGGAAGAAGGACGGCTGTGGCGCTTGCTCCGGCAAGTCGAACTTCGTCTGCCTCGGCAAACAGACATGCGCCATCAGGACGCAGAGCTGCAAGAGCCAAGGGCCCGTCGACTGCAGCGTCGGCATCCAGCTGGCTTTCTCTGGCACGGACAAGCACGAGTCGGTTCTGAACTCGTGGTACGAGGTCTCCAACCTGAGGCAGTACTCCCTCTACGGGCTCTACTCCAACCTCAAGGACACCCTGAGCGGCCAGTTCAACAAGATCTTCTAG
- the LOC103643687 gene encoding uncharacterized protein LOC103643687: protein MTSPYASPFLLSLLLLISIPVVFLLAPRLLPPKTLPAIPDADESDDLALFRRAILSSSSATPTPTSAGSYFFWRRPAPKIAFLFLTNSDLVFSPLWEKFFRGHTHLFNLYVHADPYSVLEMPPTPSFRGRFVPAKATQRASPTLISAARRLLATALLDDPNNQFFALLSQSCIPLHQFPTLYNALLSDNAGPHSRHRSFIEIMDNMDNDTKLLHDRYYARGDDAMLPEVPYDQFRAGSQFFVLTRRHAIMVVRDMRLWKKFKLPCLIERRDSCYPEEHYFPTLLDMQDSEGCTKYTLTRVNWTDSVAGHPHLYGPGEVSASLIRELRKSNMTHSYMFARKFSPECLEPLMEIADSVILRD, encoded by the coding sequence ATGACGTCGCCGTACGCCTCGCCGTTCCTGCTCTCCCTGCTGCTGCTCATCTCCATcccggtcgtcttcctcctcgcgCCGCGCCTGCTCCCGCCCAAGACGCTCCCGGCCATCCCGGACGCCGACGAGTCCGACGACCTTGCCCTCTTCCGCCGAGCCATCCTCTCCTCCTCGTCAGCCACTCCCACGCCCACCTCCGCGGGCTCCTACTTTTTCTGGCGCCGCCCGGCGCCCAAGATCGCCTTCCTCTTCCTCACCAACTCGGACCTCGTCTTCTCCCCGCTCTGGGAGAAGTTCTTCCGCGGGCACACCCACCTCTTCAACCTCTACGTCCACGCCGACCCCTACTCCGTCCTCGAGATGCCGCCCACGCCATCCTTCCGCGGCCGCTTCGTCCCCGCCAAGGCCACGCAGCGCGCCTCCCCTACCCTCATATCCGCCGCGCGCCGCCTCCTAGCCACCGCGCTCCTTGACGACCCCAACAACCAGTTCTTCGCGCTCCTGTCGCAGTCCTGCATCCCGCTCCACCAGTTCCCAACCCTCTACAATGCACTCCTCTCTGACAATGCTGGCCCTCATAGCCGCCACCGCAGTTTCATAGAGATAATGGACAACATGGACAACGACACCAAGCTGCTGCATGACAGGTACTATGCTCGAGGTGACGATGCCATGCTCCCTGAGGTTCCATATGATCAGTTCCGGGCTGGCTCACAGTTCTTTGTGCTCACGAGAAGGCATGCCATCATGGTCGTGAGGGATATGAGGCTTTGGAAGAAGTTCAAGTTGCCCTGTCTGATCGAGCGCAGGGATTCATGCTACCCCGAGGAGCATTACTTCCCCACACTACTGGATATGCAGGATTCTGAGGGGTGTACTAAGTATACCCTAACAAGGGTAAATTGGACGGATTCGGTTGCAGGCCACCCACACTTGTATGGGCCTGGAGAGGTATCTGCGAGCTTGATCAGGGAGCTGAGGAAGTCGAACATGACACACTCTTACATGTTCGCCCGCAAGTTTTCTCCTGAGTGCCTTGAGCCTTTGATGGAGATTGCAGACTCAGTCATCCTACGTGACTAG